The following coding sequences are from one Musa acuminata AAA Group cultivar baxijiao chromosome BXJ1-6, Cavendish_Baxijiao_AAA, whole genome shotgun sequence window:
- the LOC103986940 gene encoding probable carboxylesterase 12 yields MDAADAEVVVEVPFLARVYKSGRVERFLGNDVLPAGVDPATGVASKDVIVDPATNLTLRLYLPDLAGSSSERKLPVLVYYHGGGFVIETAFSPTYHNYLNSLVAAAGVVAVSVEYRRAPEHPLPAAYDDSWAALRWVASRPAEEAWLSERGDLGRVFLAGDSAGANIVHQMAVRAADEGLGGGAAIRGLVLIHPFFWGAEPLESESRDPNAREWVGRIWAFVRPGTAGLDAPWINPLAEGAPSLARLPCSRVLVTVAEKDLLRCRGQAYYAALKRSGWEGEARLLETEGEQHVFHLQSPKSDKALAKLQAVAAFLTAD; encoded by the coding sequence ATGGACGCCGCCGATGCCGAAGTCGTGGTCGAAGTGCCCTTTCTCGCTCGCGTCTACAAGAGCGGCCGCGTCGAGCGGTTCCTCGGCAACGACGTGCTTCCTGCCGGGGTCGACCCTGCCACCGGCGTCGCATCCAAGGACGTCATCGTTGACCCAGCCACCAACCTGACTCTGCGCCTCTACCTACCGGACCTCGCCGGTAGCTCCTCCGAGAGGAAGCTCCCCGTCCTCGTCTACTACCACGGGGGCGGCTTCGTCATCGAGACCGCCTTCTCCCCGACGTACCACAACTACCTCAACTCCCTCGTGGCCGCGGCCGGCGTGGTGGCGGTGTCCGTGGAATACCGCCGCGCGCCGGAGCACCCGCTCCCGGCCGCGTACGACGACTCGTGGGCGGCTCTCCGGTGGGTGGCGTCGCGGCCAGCGGAGGAGGCGTGGCTATCGGAGCGGGGGGACCTGGGGCGCGTGTTCTTGGCCGGGGACAGCGCGGGAGCCAACATAGTGCACCAGATGGCCGTGCGGGCGGCGGATGAGGGACTGGGAGGCGGAGCCGCCATCAGAGGGCTGGTGCTGATCCACCCCTTCTTCTGGGGGGCTGAGCCGCTGGAGTCGGAGAGCCGGGACCCGAATGCGAGGGAGTGGGTGGGGCGGATATGGGCGTTCGTGCGGCCCGGGACGGCGGGGCTGGACGCCCCATGGATAAATCCGCTTGCGGAGGGAGCGCCGAGCTTGGCGAGGCTACCTTGCTCGCGCGTGCTGGTGACGGTGGCGGAGAAGGACCTGCTGCGGTGCCGGGGGCAGGCGTACTACGCGGCGCTGAAGCGGAGTGGGTGGGAAGGGGAGGCTCGGCTGTTGGAGACGGAGGGAGAGCAGCATGTGTTCCATCTCCAAAGCCCCAAGAGCGACAAAGCGTTGGCCAAGTTGCAGGCTGTGGCAGCTTTCCTCACTGCGGATTGA